The Candidatus Methanomethylophilaceae archaeon genome contains a region encoding:
- a CDS encoding TIGR00270 family protein produces the protein MCGKDVPQTKAVIVEGSKLNVCPACARFGEDYRASSAGGAPVTQSVIEKRLEKREKRMKSKDIYAGSSTVELVEDYGGVIRAAREAKGMDQEKFAASILEKKGIIAKIESNSLVPDDKLIKKIEKALGIKLTETVQSGVSVGGNGAGNRMTLGNFIKKE, from the coding sequence ATGTGCGGCAAAGATGTGCCTCAGACGAAGGCCGTCATCGTGGAGGGTTCCAAGCTTAACGTTTGCCCCGCATGCGCCAGGTTCGGCGAGGACTACAGGGCCTCATCCGCCGGAGGCGCTCCCGTGACCCAGTCCGTCATCGAGAAGAGGCTTGAGAAGCGCGAGAAGAGGATGAAATCCAAGGACATCTACGCCGGTTCTTCCACGGTCGAGCTCGTGGAGGATTACGGCGGAGTCATAAGGGCGGCGCGCGAGGCTAAGGGCATGGACCAGGAGAAATTCGCGGCGTCCATCCTCGAAAAGAAGGGGATCATAGCAAAAATCGAGTCCAACAGCTTGGTTCCGGACGACAAACTCATCAAGAAGATCGAGAAAGCTCTCGGAATCAAGCTCACCGAGACCGTCCAATCGGGGGTATCCGTGGGCGGGAACGGCGCCGGAAA
- a CDS encoding proteasome-activating nucleotidase: protein MTNDGTEEVISELKMRISDLEERNVKLMENLQNAESEKRYSEGELFRLQKDVARLRNELERLKSPPLIIGSLRDILPNHRAVVKSTTGPDFVVSISSYVSEKDLIVGSRVSLNKQTLSIMDVLPSSIDPVVSGAEIVEKPNITYEDIGGLKNQMMELREAVEDPLLRPELYAKVGIEPPKGVLLVGPPGTGKTLMAKAVANATQATFIRLVGSELVQKYIGEGARLVRELFELAKEKAPSIIFIDELDSVGAKRLDVTTSGDREVQRTLMQLLSELDGFTPMSDIKIIGATNRPDILDDALLRPGRFDRIIEVGLPDVDGREQIFKIHTQHMNIEGDISARGLAEATDGLSGAEIKNLCTEAGMLAIRDNRDTVLQADFDAAKKKISEAKKGKMPELPAHMFV from the coding sequence ATGACGAACGATGGAACCGAGGAAGTCATCTCCGAACTCAAGATGAGGATATCCGATCTCGAGGAGAGGAATGTCAAATTGATGGAAAACCTCCAGAACGCCGAGAGCGAGAAGCGCTATTCCGAGGGGGAACTTTTCAGGCTCCAGAAAGATGTCGCCAGGCTCAGAAACGAACTGGAAAGGCTCAAAAGCCCGCCCCTTATCATTGGTTCCCTCAGAGACATTCTCCCCAACCATCGTGCGGTCGTCAAAAGCACCACTGGCCCGGATTTCGTCGTTTCCATATCGTCCTACGTGAGCGAAAAAGACCTCATAGTCGGGTCCAGAGTGTCTCTCAACAAGCAGACCCTGTCCATAATGGACGTTCTCCCGTCGTCCATCGATCCCGTCGTATCCGGCGCGGAGATTGTGGAGAAGCCCAACATAACCTACGAGGACATCGGCGGCCTGAAGAACCAGATGATGGAGCTCCGCGAAGCCGTGGAAGACCCGCTTCTCAGGCCCGAGCTTTACGCCAAGGTAGGGATAGAGCCTCCGAAAGGCGTGCTTCTGGTCGGTCCCCCTGGAACCGGAAAGACTCTGATGGCCAAAGCCGTGGCGAACGCCACGCAGGCGACCTTCATAAGGCTGGTCGGGTCCGAACTGGTCCAGAAATACATCGGAGAAGGGGCCAGACTGGTCCGCGAGCTGTTCGAGCTTGCCAAAGAGAAAGCCCCCAGCATAATATTCATCGACGAATTGGATTCCGTCGGAGCGAAAAGGCTCGATGTGACCACCTCCGGCGACAGGGAAGTCCAGAGGACGCTCATGCAGCTCCTCTCCGAGTTGGACGGCTTCACGCCTATGAGCGACATCAAGATAATCGGCGCCACCAACAGGCCTGACATCCTGGATGACGCCCTTCTCAGGCCCGGAAGGTTCGACCGCATAATAGAGGTCGGACTGCCCGACGTCGACGGCAGGGAGCAGATATTCAAGATCCACACCCAGCACATGAACATCGAGGGCGACATATCGGCGAGAGGGCTTGCCGAAGCCACCGACGGGCTTTCCGGAGCCGAGATCAAGAACCTGTGCACCGAGGCCGGAATGCTGGCGATCAGGGACAACAGAGACACGGTCCTGCAGGCGGA